A DNA window from Terriglobales bacterium contains the following coding sequences:
- a CDS encoding UpxY family transcription antiterminator has translation MQMLPPGAHSESAVVPQWFAVYTTSRHEKAIAEHFAMREIESFLPLYRTQRTWKNGCRMDLQLPLFPNYVFVRIPARARVRVLEVPGVLSLVGTAGKPVPLPEPEIEALRSSLPFIKCEPHPYLVIGERVRINGGSLEGMEGVLLRKKGSLRVVLSLDLIMKSVAVEVDADSVEPVPTFVRQKLA, from the coding sequence ATGCAAATGCTTCCCCCAGGCGCACACTCGGAATCTGCAGTTGTCCCACAATGGTTCGCAGTCTACACAACTTCCCGCCATGAAAAAGCAATCGCTGAACACTTCGCGATGAGAGAGATCGAGTCGTTCCTGCCTCTTTATCGCACGCAGCGCACGTGGAAGAACGGCTGCAGGATGGACCTGCAACTGCCTCTATTTCCCAATTATGTTTTTGTTCGAATACCTGCTCGTGCGCGAGTGCGCGTGCTCGAGGTTCCTGGAGTATTGTCTCTCGTCGGCACCGCGGGAAAGCCAGTGCCACTGCCAGAGCCGGAAATCGAGGCACTGCGTTCTTCTCTACCGTTCATCAAGTGTGAACCGCATCCTTACCTCGTGATCGGCGAGCGAGTGCGGATCAACGGCGGATCGCTGGAAGGCATGGAAGGCGTTCTGCTGCGGAAAAAAGGATCGCTCCGCGTTGTTCTTTCTCTCGACCTCATCATGAAAAGCGTCGCCGTGGAGGTTGACGCTGACAGTGTCGAACCTGTTCCTACGTTTGTCCGCCAGAAGCTGGCTTGA
- a CDS encoding capsule assembly Wzi family protein — protein sequence MKFRSSLESSLRHAKYPVAFTFALIFACSQGTQAQTAQQNPPAKSTLSKPSARPSAVDDAKRGFKGFLSDQQRIWTSPAHLKISDAEWLVPTGGIATGLFVTDSTTSHELTRHSHVQGSATFSDIGLGLFLGTSGLMYLGGKHFTDDHMRETGLLSAQAAADTLVLTDVLKYSLRRERPDVDRGQGNFFQPGGTSFPSGHASLSFAIATVIAHEYPGWFSQFASYGLATAVSMARVTGEKHFPSDVFIGGTMGYLIGRSVYRNHHDPEVNYGTFESAQMPIPAERMSSTYIELDSWIYPAVERLAALNIIDSAFAGIRPWTRMAVYAMVARAEDPHPESEGSILLNALRSEFHRESELQQGQQNKMLSVDRVYTRTQYISGPPLNDGFHFGQTIVDDFGRPFGEGLQQIAGFETRAESGRFSFFVRGEYQHAPSVPGYSPQVNQTLAQIDAIPGESFNGVPTQNVFRLLDTYTSFNLLSNEISVGKQTYWWGPDDGTALMLSNNAAPFYGIRLNRTFPLYIPLFSKLLGTVRYDNFFGRLYGNKYPPDPFTFGQKIMLQPTKNLEIGLSRSSIFAGKSLEPLTLHTFWQTLTSTSSGTNVGFNPRDTPGTRHANFDIRYRLPFLRNWVTAYIDSFVHDDVSPVDAPNRSAVMPGIYVSHFPKLSKLDLHVEGGTTDSFPTQVLGGNFYYYEGLYKDSYTINRNLLGSWIGREGTGGKAWANYWLNPASSITAGFRMVKVSQFFIPQGETQQDAYGEFKYRWQNGLDLKVMMQYERWVAPLLAPGPQNNFTTQVQLSFWPKDWKLQKP from the coding sequence TTGAAATTCCGCAGTTCTTTAGAGAGTTCTCTACGCCATGCCAAATATCCAGTGGCCTTCACTTTTGCCTTAATTTTCGCCTGCTCCCAGGGGACGCAAGCCCAAACGGCGCAGCAGAATCCGCCGGCTAAAAGCACGCTCTCAAAACCCAGTGCGCGTCCGAGTGCTGTCGACGACGCCAAGCGCGGTTTTAAAGGATTTCTTTCAGACCAGCAGCGCATCTGGACAAGCCCTGCGCACTTGAAAATCTCGGATGCCGAGTGGCTAGTACCCACAGGTGGGATCGCCACAGGTCTGTTCGTAACTGATTCGACGACCTCGCACGAGCTGACTAGGCATAGTCACGTTCAAGGGAGTGCGACGTTCTCCGACATCGGACTTGGCCTTTTTTTGGGAACTTCGGGCCTAATGTATCTAGGCGGAAAACATTTCACTGACGACCACATGCGGGAAACGGGACTGCTCTCAGCACAGGCAGCAGCCGACACCTTGGTTCTAACGGACGTCCTCAAGTACAGCCTGCGGCGTGAGCGTCCTGATGTCGATCGGGGGCAAGGAAACTTCTTCCAGCCAGGTGGCACATCGTTTCCCTCGGGACACGCGAGCCTTTCGTTCGCAATCGCAACTGTAATCGCCCATGAATACCCGGGCTGGTTCTCACAGTTTGCCAGCTACGGCCTTGCTACCGCGGTCAGCATGGCTCGCGTAACTGGCGAGAAGCACTTCCCATCAGACGTGTTCATCGGCGGCACGATGGGCTATCTGATTGGCCGAAGCGTGTACCGGAATCATCACGATCCCGAGGTCAACTACGGCACCTTTGAATCCGCGCAGATGCCGATTCCTGCTGAGCGCATGAGCTCCACCTACATCGAACTCGACAGCTGGATCTATCCTGCAGTTGAGCGCCTCGCAGCTCTTAACATCATCGATTCAGCCTTTGCCGGCATCCGTCCGTGGACGCGCATGGCGGTGTACGCCATGGTCGCGCGAGCCGAAGATCCGCATCCGGAAAGCGAAGGCAGTATTTTGCTCAACGCTCTGCGGTCGGAATTCCACCGCGAGAGCGAGCTTCAACAAGGACAACAGAACAAGATGCTTTCAGTCGATCGCGTCTACACGCGCACGCAGTACATCTCTGGACCTCCACTAAACGACGGGTTCCACTTTGGGCAGACAATCGTTGATGACTTCGGCCGTCCATTCGGCGAAGGCCTGCAGCAGATCGCGGGATTTGAAACTCGCGCCGAATCCGGACGCTTCTCGTTTTTCGTGCGCGGCGAATACCAGCATGCTCCATCCGTTCCGGGATACAGTCCGCAAGTAAATCAGACGCTGGCGCAGATTGATGCCATTCCCGGTGAATCGTTCAACGGTGTACCGACACAGAATGTATTCCGATTGCTGGATACCTATACGTCCTTCAACCTGCTGAGCAATGAGATCTCCGTCGGCAAACAGACCTACTGGTGGGGACCGGACGACGGCACGGCGCTAATGCTCAGCAACAATGCCGCGCCATTTTATGGAATCCGGCTTAACCGGACTTTCCCGCTCTACATTCCACTCTTTTCGAAGCTGCTGGGGACGGTACGCTACGACAACTTTTTTGGACGCCTCTACGGCAACAAGTACCCGCCAGATCCGTTCACGTTTGGGCAAAAAATCATGCTTCAGCCCACGAAGAATCTCGAAATCGGATTGTCCCGCAGCTCCATCTTCGCCGGCAAAAGCTTGGAGCCTCTGACTCTCCACACCTTCTGGCAGACGCTAACCAGCACCAGCAGCGGCACGAATGTAGGATTCAATCCACGCGACACACCTGGCACACGCCACGCCAACTTCGACATTCGCTACCGCCTTCCATTCCTGCGCAATTGGGTAACGGCATATATCGATTCGTTCGTCCACGACGACGTCTCACCGGTGGACGCACCGAACCGCTCAGCTGTTATGCCGGGCATCTACGTCAGCCATTTCCCGAAGCTTTCCAAATTAGATCTGCATGTCGAAGGCGGGACGACTGATAGTTTCCCAACCCAAGTACTGGGTGGGAACTTCTACTACTACGAAGGGCTCTACAAAGACAGCTACACCATCAACCGCAATCTTCTCGGCTCATGGATCGGCCGGGAAGGAACCGGCGGCAAGGCATGGGCGAATTACTGGCTCAATCCTGCGAGTAGCATCACCGCCGGATTTCGGATGGTAAAGGTTTCGCAATTTTTCATTCCCCAAGGCGAAACACAGCAAGACGCTTATGGCGAGTTCAAGTACCGCTGGCAGAACGGCCTCGACTTGAAAGTGATGATGCAATACGAACGTTGGGTCGCCCCGCTCCTGGCCCCCGGCCCGC
- a CDS encoding TetR/AcrR family transcriptional regulator, with product MIPPKNQQKSVTEVRILEAAVQLFARSGFSGTSTREIAQLAGVNETTLFRYYGTKKELFWAGLEARLSRIKLSRELQSALSGEDDPAEVLPKVFQFLVELIWGQPDLMRFLYVSALELPRSDDIYRKHLGAIFDSVSAYLTRCAKRGAISGVDPHMATLAFLGTVISHFSLYQLFVGRELPFATPSDASSTYSAFWLNLLHGALEPPLLVGNPGSLVGH from the coding sequence ATGATCCCCCCAAAAAATCAGCAGAAAAGTGTTACCGAGGTTCGCATCCTCGAAGCGGCCGTGCAGTTATTTGCGCGCAGCGGATTCAGCGGTACTAGCACCCGCGAGATCGCGCAACTAGCCGGTGTGAATGAAACCACGCTGTTCCGGTATTACGGAACAAAAAAGGAGCTCTTCTGGGCAGGGCTTGAGGCACGCCTATCTCGAATTAAGCTCAGCCGTGAGCTCCAAAGTGCGCTCAGTGGTGAAGACGATCCCGCCGAAGTTCTGCCCAAGGTTTTCCAATTCCTCGTGGAACTCATCTGGGGACAGCCGGACCTGATGCGGTTCCTTTACGTCTCCGCGCTGGAGCTTCCGCGAAGTGACGATATCTATCGCAAGCATTTGGGCGCTATTTTTGATTCAGTCAGTGCTTATCTGACTCGATGTGCGAAGCGGGGCGCGATTTCTGGTGTCGATCCGCACATGGCAACGTTGGCTTTTTTGGGTACGGTCATCTCTCATTTCAGCCTGTACCAGCTCTTCGTCGGTCGCGAGTTGCCCTTTGCCACCCCGAGTGACGCAAGTTCAACCTATTCCGCCTTTTGGCTTAACCTTTTGCACGGTGCGCTTGAGCCGCCGTTATTGGTCGGGAACCCAGGATCCTTGGTCGGCCATTAA